A section of the Clostridium felsineum DSM 794 genome encodes:
- a CDS encoding cephalosporin hydroxylase family protein: MKNIHIHLAGLTRPIIQLPEDMVRIQEVIYDLKPDCIIETGVAHGGSLVYYASLCKAMGKGRVIGVDIEIRPHNRKAIEEHELYPLITLIEGNSTSDEVINNVKNLIKEDETVLVILDSCHTEEHVTSELELYSKFVTKESYIIVQDGIMKDLDDVPRGNISWKKDNPSVAAINFLKKHSDFILEQPNWKFNESNLDQNITEWPNAWLKRK; this comes from the coding sequence ATGAAAAATATACATATACATTTAGCTGGTTTGACAAGACCTATAATTCAATTGCCTGAAGATATGGTGAGGATTCAAGAGGTTATATATGATTTGAAACCTGACTGTATTATTGAAACAGGAGTAGCCCATGGAGGCTCTTTAGTGTATTATGCAAGTTTATGTAAAGCAATGGGAAAAGGAAGAGTTATTGGGGTAGATATTGAAATAAGACCTCATAATAGAAAAGCAATCGAGGAACATGAGCTATATCCATTAATAACATTAATAGAGGGAAATTCAACTAGTGACGAAGTTATTAATAATGTCAAAAATCTTATAAAGGAAGATGAGACAGTATTAGTTATATTAGATTCATGCCATACAGAAGAGCATGTTACTAGTGAATTAGAGTTATATTCTAAGTTTGTAACAAAGGAATCATACATTATTGTTCAAGATGGTATAATGAAAGACTTAGATGATGTTCCTAGAGGGAATATTTCTTGGAAAAAGGACAACCCTTCAGTAGCAGCTATCAACTTTTTGAAAAAACATAGTGATTTTATTTTAGAACAGCCAAACTGGAAGTTTAATGAGAGTAATTTAGATCAAAATATAACTGAATGGCCAAATGCATGGTTAAAAAGGAAATAG
- a CDS encoding glycosyltransferase family 2 protein, which translates to MDNVKFTILIPTRNRAETLKYCLMTCINQNYDNYEIIVSDNCSSDNTREVIESLNCNKIKYYKTKELLPMTKNYQFALEKVKGEYVICLGDDDGLHFHALELLNKVIKLVKAPVIHWDLNYYSWPNYLLNNLANYLQLKKIKKSEFFCGEEKIKKVLNFEERYDVLPMLYMNSAIKVDFIRGIEKKNVKVFDSCAPDVYSGLVIAYYAKYFFYLGFPVSIAGSSKKSNGMGSITLIEGNSVTKEFSMLNEKFGIRYYSSFDKIRFSETLAVEDSMNHALSNFLPRNNKFNIDYKALISRLVEDVRHCCGYYSEDGEKIFKETLTYVYDVIKSKFDDDIKVFFENEILKKLKPIEYYDFNEKFFPDFNDKYLVIDAKNFEATNIFEIAKLSENILGYKLRVDEYEKKLKKVIKAVNKICTNNNIGIYGANTHGKVVLKLIEYICDIKDYNIYFFDSDKNKWGTKIEEYTINNPELIKKMNIDKVVICSYTYQEEIYKTLKELIDDSKIMKLYTSDEEFYFDILV; encoded by the coding sequence ATGGATAATGTTAAATTTACTATATTGATACCAACTAGAAATAGAGCAGAAACTTTAAAGTATTGTTTGATGACATGTATAAATCAAAATTATGATAATTATGAAATAATAGTTTCAGATAACTGTAGTTCTGATAATACAAGGGAAGTTATAGAAAGTTTAAACTGTAATAAAATAAAGTATTATAAAACAAAAGAGCTATTACCAATGACTAAGAATTATCAATTTGCGTTAGAAAAAGTTAAAGGAGAATATGTTATATGTCTAGGAGATGATGATGGATTACATTTTCATGCACTAGAGTTATTAAATAAAGTAATAAAATTAGTAAAGGCACCAGTAATACACTGGGATTTAAACTATTATTCATGGCCAAATTATTTGCTCAACAATTTGGCAAATTATTTACAACTAAAAAAAATCAAAAAAAGTGAATTCTTTTGTGGGGAGGAAAAAATAAAGAAAGTTCTTAACTTTGAGGAAAGATATGATGTATTGCCAATGCTTTATATGAATTCTGCCATTAAAGTGGATTTTATAAGAGGAATAGAAAAAAAGAATGTAAAAGTATTTGATTCTTGTGCACCTGATGTATATTCTGGATTAGTAATTGCATATTATGCGAAATACTTTTTTTATTTGGGATTCCCTGTAAGCATTGCGGGATCAAGTAAAAAAAGCAATGGCATGGGAAGTATAACTTTAATAGAAGGAAATAGCGTTACTAAAGAATTTAGCATGCTAAACGAAAAATTCGGAATTAGATATTATTCTAGTTTTGATAAAATAAGATTTTCTGAAACATTAGCTGTTGAGGATTCAATGAATCATGCCCTGTCTAATTTCTTACCACGTAATAATAAATTCAATATAGATTATAAGGCTTTAATATCAAGGTTAGTAGAGGATGTCAGACACTGCTGTGGATATTATTCAGAGGATGGAGAAAAAATTTTTAAAGAAACGTTAACATATGTATATGATGTTATTAAAAGTAAATTTGATGATGATATAAAAGTATTTTTTGAGAACGAAATATTGAAAAAATTAAAGCCTATAGAATACTATGACTTTAACGAAAAGTTTTTTCCTGATTTTAACGATAAATACTTAGTTATAGATGCAAAAAACTTTGAAGCTACTAATATATTTGAAATAGCCAAGTTATCTGAAAATATATTAGGTTATAAACTTAGAGTAGATGAGTATGAAAAAAAATTGAAAAAGGTAATTAAAGCTGTAAATAAAATATGCACAAATAACAATATAGGTATTTATGGAGCAAATACTCATGGTAAGGTAGTGTTAAAACTAATAGAGTATATATGTGATATTAAAGATTATAATATTTATTTCTTTGATTCAGATAAAAACAAGTGGGGAACTAAGATTGAAGAATATACTATTAACAATCCCGAACTTATAAAAAAAATGAATATTGATAAGGTTGTAATTTGTAGTTATACATATCAAGAAGAAATATATAAAACTTTGAAAGAGT